A section of the Castanea sativa cultivar Marrone di Chiusa Pesio chromosome 12, ASM4071231v1 genome encodes:
- the LOC142620551 gene encoding uncharacterized protein LOC142620551: MPGIDPAVIVHKLNVSPSFSPVRQKKRVFAPERDRAAAEEVQKLREANFIREVYYPDWLANVVMVKKSNGNWRMVQPDQAGGNGSRENVVCDKPRAFLLQSDAVRTEECRGHVPAIDEQNRGIEVNPEKVEAIMGLSPPRTVKEVQSLTGKIAALNRFVSRATDKCLPFFKTLRRSFEWTDECQKAFEELKAYLSAPPLLSPSTPGEELFLYLAVSPAAVSAALIREEGKMQKPVYFVSRALRGAEERYPRMEKIAFALLTAARKLKPYFQAHTIIVLTDQPLRRAMNNPETSGRMALWAIELTGARKAAVYSDSQVVASQVNGNYDCRNERMKGYLEKVKELASNFQFTIAQVPREENQEADRLAKAASAEPMAAPEQVLSFVQYSSLLDNVRVQELSTQDDWTAPIVAYLKDGRLPDSRQDARKLKVKAARFVLIKGILYKRGFSRPYLRCLGHDEADYVMREVHEGICGNHSGSRTTARTPTGETPFQLAFGAEALIPAEVGLTSYRVESYDESKNNEALRLELDLVDEVRAAAEQRLARYQDMMAKHYNSKVRHRDFKSWLLLMFPFDNLVC; encoded by the exons ATGCCAGGAATAGATCCGGCAGTCATTGTCCACAAATTGAACGTGTCGCCTTCGTTCtctccagttcgacaaaagaagcgcgTATTCGCCCCCGAACGGGATCGTGCAGCGGCAGAGGAAGTACAGAAGCTACGGGAAGCAAACTTCATACGGGAGGTATACTACCCTGACTGGCTGGCGAACGTGGTGATGGTTAAAAAGTCAAATGGAAATTGGAgaat ggtaCAACCAGATCAAGCTGGAGGAAACGGATCAAGAGAAAACGTCGTTTGTGACAAGCCAAGGGCTTTTctgctacaaagtgatgccgttcggactgaagaatgcaggggccACGTACCAGCTattgatgaacaaaat cggggcataGAAGTCAATCCCGAGAAAGTGGAAGCAATTATGGGGCTGTCTCCCCCAAgaacggtgaaggaagtgcaaagtttgacagggaagatagcagctCTGAACAGGTTTGTATCAAGGGCAACGGACAAATGTCTGCCTTTCTTCAAAACACTAAGAAGATCTTTcgaatggacggacgaatgccaaaaggcatttgaggAGTTAAAAGCATATCTCTCCGCACCGCCACTGCTTAGTCCGTCCACACCAGGGGAGGAGTTattcctgtaccttgccgtctcgcCAGCAGCCGTAAGCGCGGCTCTCATTAGGGAGGAAGGAAAGATGcagaagcccgtgtactttgtgAGCCGAGCGCTAAGGGGTGCGGAGGAGAGATATCCACGGATGGAGAAAATTGCCTTCGCCCTCCTAACCGCGGCACGAAAGCTGAAGCCGTATTTTCAAGCGCATACCATAATAGTCCTAACAGACCAGCCCTTGCGAAGAGCGATGAATAATCCTGAAACTTCTGGGCGGATGGCTTTATGGGCGATTGAGTTGA CTGGGGCAAGGAAGGCAGCAGTCTACTCCGACTCTCAAGTCGTAGCCAGCCAAGTCAATGGGAACTATGATTgcaggaatgaacgaatgaaGGGGTACCTCGAAAAAGTAAAGGAACTAGCGAGTAACTTCCAATTCACGATAGCTCAagtcccaagagaagagaaccaagaggCGGACCGACTCGccaaggctgcttcggccgaaccaaTGGCCGCTCCAGAACAGGTATTATCCTTTGTCCAATATTCATCGCTACTAGATAACGTACGGGTACAGGAATTAAGCACTCAGGATGATTGGACGGCTCCGATCGTGGCTTACCTCAAGGACGGGAGGCTGCCAGACAGCAGGCAAGACGCAAGAAAGTTGAAAGTTAAGGCTGCCCGATTCGTACTGAttaaaggcatcctctacaaaagaggattctcccgaccgtaTCTAAGGTGCCTCGGCCATGACGAAGCCGACTAcgtaatgagggaagttcacgaGGGAATctgtggaaaccactcaggatcaag AACAACTGCAAGGACGCCAACAGGAGAGACGCCGTTTCAATTGGCGTTTGGTGCTgaagccctcataccggcagaagtggggTTGAcaagctaccgcgtggaaagctatgacgagagcaagaacAATGAAGCATTGCGACTGGAGCTTGATCTTGTCGATGAAGTTAGGGCAGCAGCAGAACAGAGACTGGCacggtacca